Proteins encoded within one genomic window of Triticum aestivum cultivar Chinese Spring chromosome 2D, IWGSC CS RefSeq v2.1, whole genome shotgun sequence:
- the LOC123053618 gene encoding uncharacterized protein — MADAKSKGRAPTTVSSPTPTPTWAQRTEALTHILTHPSHSPSLHSQLFLASRVPCPPRGSSYPPFLCPGASLLGWALTSVFLPRAARLGLPPSSWRSRCPFQLPPPLVPSAGIEPAPERWSEAELQGYAQRRRARRGPMRTRPPVSMAGVVLTTVPNIVIIVVIMRELFWVRPGRF, encoded by the coding sequence atggccgacgctaAATCCAAAGGCCGAGCACCGACCACCGTTTCCAGCCCCACTCCCACCCCCACATGGGCGCAACGAACCGAGGCCCTGACACACATCCTGACCCACCCCTCCCACTCGCCGTCGCTCCACTCGCAGCTCTTCCTGGCGTCCCGCGTCCCGTGCCCTCCTCGGGGCTCCTCCTACCCGCCCTTCCTCTGCCCCGGAGCGTCGCTTCTCGGGTGGGCCCTCACCTCCGTCTTCCTCCCCCGCGCCGCGCGCCTTGGCCTGCCGCCTTCGTCCTGGCGCTCCCGGTGCCCCTTCCAGCTCCCGCCGCCGCTCGTGCCCTCCGCCGGCATCGAGCCGGCACCGGAGCGGTGGAGCGAGGCCGAGCTCCAGGGGTACGCGCAGCGGCGGCGGGCTCGGAGGGGGCCCATGAGGACGCGGCCGCCGGTGTCCATGGCGGGGGTGGTGCTGACGACCGTGCCCAACATCGTGATCATCGTGGTCATCATGCGGGAGCTCTTCTGGGTCCGGCCTGGCCGCTTCTGA
- the LOC123053617 gene encoding putative protein Brevis radix-like 5, with amino-acid sequence MHACFHGGGRTKTISIIRDLTKNMKSMSLKMKAGGGGGNARARRRRRKGAEGEEDLEPQDKDVAAASASAKIAPEEREGKTRAPCDRCRSGLEDVPEEGEEEEAAADHATGEEQSDGEWVAEPEPGVLMTLVSRPDGTNHLRKLRFREELFDGPRAAQRWWADNYDSIVELYSIVQSTGGSHEEEDAEDGIDDDEPATPCQSEDDHHQPRRWPRLGCDSASTSAGPSSGSGSGSGSGGGSASTVGSPILGLVVATPPNNSSSRGDKSPGQAQSHKHKCRSLHIN; translated from the exons ATGCACGCGTGCTTCCATGGCGGCGGCAGGACCAAGACCATCAGCATCATCAGGGACCTCACCAAGAAC atgAAGTCCATGTCGCTCAAGatgaaggcgggcggcggcgggggcaacgcgcgggcgaggcgacggcggcggaaaGGGGCGGAGGGGGAGGAGGACCTGGAGCCGCAGGACAAGGACGTGGCAGCGGCGTCGGCGTCCGCCAAGATCGCGCCGGAGGAGCGAGAGGGGAAGACGCGTGCGCCATGCGACCGGTGCCGCTCCGGCCTGGAAGACGTCCccgaggagggggaagaggaggaggcggcggcggaccatGCGACCGGGGAGGAGCAGAGCGACGGCGAGTGGGTGGCGGAGCCGGAGCCCGGGGTGCTGATGACGCTGGTGTCCCGCCCCGACGGCACCAACCACCTCCGCAAGCTGAGGTTCCGGGAGGAGCTGTTCGACGGGCCCCGGGCGGCGCAGCGCTGGTGGGCGGACAACTACGACAGCATCGTCGAGCTCTACAGCATCGTGCAGTCCACCGGAGGGTcgcacgaggaggaggacgccgaggACGGCATCGACGACGACGAGCCCGCGACGCCGTGCCAGTCCGAGGACGACCACCACCAGCCGCGGAGGTGGCCGCGTCTGGGGTGCGACTCGGCCTCCACATCCGCCGGCCCGTCCAGCGGAAGCggaagcggcagcggcagcggcggtgggtcGGCCAGCACCGTGGGCTCGCCGATACTGGGCCTCGTCGTCGCCACGCCTCCTAACAACAGTAGCAGCAGGGGCGACAAAAGCCCAGGCCAAGCACAATCACACAAACACAAGTGTCGTTCCTTGCACATAAATTAG